In Pseudomonas lalkuanensis, the following are encoded in one genomic region:
- the exaC gene encoding acetaldehyde dehydrogenase ExaC, with product MIYAQPGTPGAVVTFKPRYGNYIGGEFVAPIGGQYFTNTSPVNGEVIAEFPRSGAEDIEKALDAAHAVADAWGRTSVQDRALILLKIADRIEQNLEVLAVTETWDNGKAVRETLNADVPLAADHFRYFAGCIRAQEGGAAEINEHTAAYHFHEPLGVVGQIIPWNFPLLMAAWKLAPALAAGNCVVLKPAEQTPLSIMVLVEIIGDLLPPGVLNIVQGFGKEAGQALATSKRIAKIAFTGSTPVGAHILHCAAENIIPSTVELGGKSPNIYFEDIMQAEPEFIEKAAEGLVLAFFNQGEVCTCPSRALVQESIYPAFMAEVMKKVQKIKRGNPLDTETMVGAQASQQQFEKILSYLDIAQQEGAELLAGGAAEKLEGGLASGYYIQPTLLKGHNKMRVFQEEIFGPVVGVTTFKDEAEALAIANDTEFGLGAGLWTRDINRAYRMGRGIKAGRVWTNCYHLYPAHAAFGGYKKSGVGRETHKMMLDHYQQTKNLLVSYDINPLGFF from the coding sequence ATGATCTACGCACAACCAGGCACTCCGGGCGCCGTCGTTACCTTCAAGCCGCGTTACGGCAACTACATCGGCGGCGAGTTCGTCGCGCCTATCGGTGGCCAGTACTTCACCAACACCTCTCCGGTGAATGGCGAAGTGATCGCCGAGTTCCCGCGTTCCGGTGCCGAGGACATCGAGAAGGCGCTGGACGCCGCCCACGCCGTCGCCGATGCCTGGGGCCGCACTTCGGTGCAGGACCGCGCCCTGATCCTGCTGAAGATCGCCGACCGCATCGAGCAGAACCTGGAAGTCCTGGCCGTGACCGAAACCTGGGACAACGGCAAGGCCGTGCGTGAAACCCTGAATGCCGACGTGCCGCTGGCCGCCGACCACTTCCGCTACTTCGCCGGCTGCATCCGCGCCCAGGAAGGCGGCGCCGCCGAGATCAACGAACACACCGCCGCCTACCACTTCCACGAGCCGCTAGGCGTGGTCGGTCAGATCATCCCGTGGAACTTCCCGCTGCTGATGGCCGCCTGGAAGCTGGCCCCGGCCCTGGCCGCCGGCAACTGCGTGGTGCTCAAGCCCGCCGAGCAGACCCCGCTGTCGATCATGGTGCTGGTGGAGATCATCGGCGACCTGCTGCCGCCGGGCGTGCTCAACATCGTCCAGGGCTTCGGCAAGGAAGCGGGCCAGGCGCTCGCCACCAGCAAGCGCATCGCCAAGATCGCCTTCACCGGCTCCACCCCGGTGGGCGCGCACATCCTCCATTGCGCGGCAGAGAACATCATTCCGTCCACCGTGGAGCTGGGCGGCAAGAGCCCGAACATCTACTTCGAAGACATCATGCAGGCCGAGCCCGAGTTCATCGAGAAGGCCGCCGAAGGCCTGGTGCTGGCCTTCTTCAACCAGGGCGAGGTGTGCACCTGCCCGTCGCGTGCCCTGGTGCAGGAATCCATCTACCCGGCGTTCATGGCCGAGGTGATGAAGAAGGTGCAGAAGATCAAGCGCGGCAACCCGCTGGACACCGAGACCATGGTCGGCGCCCAGGCCTCGCAGCAGCAGTTCGAGAAGATCCTCTCCTACCTCGACATCGCCCAGCAGGAAGGTGCCGAGTTGCTGGCCGGCGGCGCGGCAGAGAAGCTCGAAGGTGGCCTCGCCAGCGGCTACTACATCCAGCCGACCCTGCTGAAGGGCCACAACAAGATGCGTGTGTTCCAGGAAGAAATCTTCGGCCCGGTGGTGGGCGTCACCACCTTCAAGGACGAAGCCGAAGCCCTGGCGATTGCCAACGACACCGAGTTCGGCCTCGGCGCCGGCCTGTGGACCCGCGACATCAACCGCGCCTACCGCATGGGTCGCGGCATCAAGGCCGGCCGCGTGTGGACCAACTGCTACCACCTGTACCCGGCGCACGCCGCCTTCGGTGGCTACAAGAAGTCCGGCGTCGGCCGCGAAACCCACAAGATGATGCTCGACCACTACCAGCAGACCAAGAACCTGCTGGTGAGCTACGACATCAACCCGCTGGGCTTCTTCTGA
- the pqqD gene encoding pyrroloquinoline quinone biosynthesis peptide chaperone PqqD, translating into MSDFDLKQVPHLRRGFRLQWEPAQGCHVLLYPEGMVRLNESAGEILRLVDGERSVAQIILDLRRRFPDVPGLNEDILAFIEVAHAQFWLQLEA; encoded by the coding sequence ATGAGCGATTTCGACCTCAAGCAGGTTCCCCACCTGCGCCGCGGCTTTCGCCTGCAATGGGAGCCAGCCCAGGGCTGCCACGTGCTGCTTTACCCGGAGGGCATGGTGCGGTTGAACGAGAGCGCCGGAGAGATCCTCCGGCTGGTGGATGGTGAACGTTCGGTGGCGCAGATCATCCTCGACCTGCGCCGGCGCTTTCCGGACGTTCCCGGTCTGAATGAAGACATCCTGGCCTTCATCGAGGTGGCCCATGCCCAGTTCTGGTTGCAACTCGAAGCCTGA
- the pqqE gene encoding pyrroloquinoline quinone biosynthesis protein PqqE yields the protein MPSSGCNSKPENQPGPPFWLLAELTYRCPLQCPYCSNPLDFAQQGEELTTAQWIEVFRQARALGAAQLGFSGGEPLVRQDLEELIRAARELGYYTNLITSGIGLTEARVEAFKDAGLDHIQVSFQAADEAVNNLLAGSRKAFAQKLAMARAVKAAGYPMVLNFVTHRHNIDQIERIIELCLELEADFVELATCQFYGWAELNRAGLLPTRAQLERAERITHQYRAKLAAEKHPCKLIFVTPDYYEERPKACMNGWGNLFLDITPDGTALPCHSARQLPVRFPNVKEHDLHYIWYESFGFNRFRGYDWMPEPCRSCDEKEKDFGGCRCQAFLLTGDARNADPVCAKSAHHGQILAAREEADHAAGTLEQLTYRNERTSKIICRA from the coding sequence ATGCCCAGTTCTGGTTGCAACTCGAAGCCTGAAAACCAGCCGGGGCCGCCGTTCTGGCTGCTGGCCGAGCTGACCTACCGCTGCCCGCTGCAGTGCCCGTACTGCTCCAACCCGCTGGATTTCGCCCAGCAGGGCGAGGAGCTGACCACCGCGCAGTGGATCGAGGTGTTCCGCCAGGCCCGTGCGCTGGGTGCCGCGCAGCTGGGCTTTTCCGGCGGCGAACCGCTGGTGCGCCAGGACCTGGAAGAGCTGATCCGCGCCGCCCGCGAACTGGGTTACTACACCAACCTGATCACCTCCGGCATCGGCCTCACCGAGGCGCGCGTCGAAGCCTTCAAGGACGCCGGGCTGGACCATATCCAGGTCAGCTTCCAGGCCGCCGACGAGGCGGTGAACAACCTGCTGGCCGGCTCGCGCAAGGCCTTCGCGCAGAAGCTGGCGATGGCCCGCGCGGTGAAGGCGGCGGGCTATCCGATGGTGCTCAACTTCGTCACCCACCGGCACAACATCGACCAGATCGAGCGGATCATCGAGCTGTGCCTGGAACTGGAAGCGGACTTCGTCGAACTCGCCACCTGCCAGTTCTACGGCTGGGCCGAGCTGAACCGCGCCGGCCTGCTGCCGACCCGCGCGCAGCTGGAACGCGCCGAACGCATCACTCACCAATACCGGGCCAAGCTCGCGGCGGAGAAGCACCCGTGCAAGCTGATCTTCGTCACCCCGGACTACTACGAGGAACGCCCCAAGGCCTGCATGAACGGCTGGGGCAACCTGTTCCTCGACATCACCCCGGACGGCACCGCGCTGCCCTGTCACAGCGCGCGGCAGCTGCCGGTACGCTTCCCCAACGTCAAGGAGCACGACCTGCACTACATCTGGTACGAGTCGTTCGGCTTCAACCGCTTCCGTGGCTACGACTGGATGCCGGAACCCTGCCGCTCCTGCGACGAAAAGGAAAAGGACTTCGGCGGCTGCCGCTGCCAGGCCTTCCTGCTCACCGGTGACGCCCGCAACGCCGACCCGGTGTGCGCCAAGTCTGCCCATCACGGCCAGATACTGGCGGCGCGGGAAGAAGCGGACCATGCTGCGGGGACCCTGGAGCAGCTGACCTACCGCAATGAGCGAACCTCGAAAATTATTTGCCGCGCCTGA
- the pqqA gene encoding pyrroloquinoline quinone precursor peptide PqqA, which translates to MWTKPAFTDLRIGFEVTLYFANR; encoded by the coding sequence ATGTGGACTAAACCCGCCTTTACCGATCTGCGCATTGGTTTCGAAGTGACCCTGTACTTCGCCAACCGCTGA
- a CDS encoding S9 family peptidase gives MSEPRKLFAAPEIRPFGFWDSPWSAECAVAASRDFVELRCGPAGLFWTLFDPADGRTTLWRWQAGEASCLTPDSHSLRSRVYEYGGGAFCLVPGGVAFVNEADQQLYLQPFSAAPAVRTRNPDARYGDLWSAGPHVLAVEEDQGTHRLVAIALADGERQVLVEGADFYAAPRLSPDGRTLAWIEWSRPAQPWTETRLCLRRRDGDAWGPINIVAGADGGESLQQPRFDAEGRLHCLSDRNGWWQPWALEGEHLRPLPAAHADHAPAPWQLGLCSYLPEAGLRSWLAADRSDLVGADCQLLATGYSRFRQLAADEGHYYCIAAGPENASAVLAIDRNDASVQVLAGGGSELSADEIARPRPLQFAVGDGECAHGYFYPPCNTAHRGPEDQRPPLLVFCHGGPTSASQPVFDPRIQFWTQRGFAVADLDYRGSSGYGRAYRQRLAGGWGELDVEDAKALLMHLAGLGLVNPQRAFIRGSSAGGFTTLLALVGNTPFRGGASYYGVSAPLALREKTHKFEADYLDWLIGDPVRDIARYRQRTPVLRAWEIGAPVIFFQGGQDAVVVPEQTASMVAALKEAGRQVECHVYPEERHGFRNAANLAHALEAELAFYRGLL, from the coding sequence ATGAGCGAACCTCGAAAATTATTTGCCGCGCCTGAAATCCGTCCTTTCGGCTTCTGGGACAGCCCCTGGAGCGCGGAATGCGCCGTCGCCGCCAGCCGCGACTTCGTCGAACTCCGCTGTGGCCCGGCGGGGCTGTTCTGGACGCTGTTCGACCCCGCCGACGGCCGCACCACGCTCTGGCGCTGGCAGGCGGGGGAGGCGAGCTGCCTGACGCCGGACAGCCACTCCCTGCGCAGCCGGGTCTACGAATATGGCGGCGGTGCCTTCTGCCTGGTGCCGGGCGGGGTGGCGTTCGTCAATGAGGCTGACCAGCAGCTCTATCTCCAGCCTTTCTCCGCCGCTCCGGCCGTGCGGACGCGAAATCCCGACGCCCGCTATGGCGATCTCTGGAGCGCCGGGCCGCATGTGCTGGCCGTGGAGGAAGACCAGGGCACCCACCGGCTGGTGGCGATTGCCCTGGCCGACGGCGAACGCCAGGTGCTGGTGGAGGGCGCCGATTTCTATGCCGCGCCACGCCTCAGCCCGGATGGCCGGACGCTTGCCTGGATCGAGTGGAGCCGCCCCGCGCAGCCCTGGACGGAAACCCGGCTTTGCCTGCGTCGACGGGACGGGGATGCCTGGGGGCCGATCAACATCGTCGCGGGAGCGGATGGCGGCGAGTCCCTGCAACAGCCGCGCTTCGATGCCGAGGGGCGTCTGCATTGCCTGAGCGACCGCAATGGCTGGTGGCAGCCCTGGGCACTGGAGGGCGAACACCTGCGCCCCTTGCCAGCGGCCCATGCCGATCACGCCCCGGCGCCCTGGCAACTGGGTCTATGCAGCTACCTGCCCGAGGCGGGGCTGCGGAGTTGGCTGGCCGCTGACCGGAGCGATCTGGTCGGTGCCGACTGCCAGTTGCTGGCGACCGGATACAGTCGCTTCCGCCAACTGGCTGCGGACGAGGGGCATTACTACTGCATCGCCGCCGGGCCGGAAAACGCCAGCGCCGTCCTCGCCATCGACCGCAACGACGCCAGCGTGCAGGTGCTGGCTGGCGGTGGCAGCGAACTGTCCGCCGACGAAATCGCCCGGCCACGACCCCTGCAATTCGCCGTTGGGGACGGGGAGTGCGCTCACGGTTACTTCTATCCGCCCTGCAACACGGCCCATCGCGGCCCGGAAGACCAGCGTCCACCGTTGCTGGTGTTCTGCCACGGCGGCCCGACTTCCGCCAGCCAGCCGGTGTTCGATCCGCGCATCCAGTTCTGGACCCAGCGCGGCTTCGCCGTGGCCGATCTCGATTACCGGGGCAGCAGCGGTTATGGCCGTGCCTATCGGCAGCGGCTGGCCGGCGGATGGGGCGAACTGGACGTGGAGGACGCCAAGGCGCTGCTGATGCATCTCGCCGGGCTGGGTCTGGTGAACCCTCAGCGGGCCTTCATTCGTGGTTCCAGCGCCGGTGGGTTCACTACATTGCTGGCTCTGGTGGGGAATACGCCATTTCGCGGTGGTGCCAGCTATTACGGCGTGAGCGCTCCTTTGGCGCTGCGGGAAAAGACCCACAAATTCGAGGCCGACTATCTGGACTGGCTGATTGGCGACCCGGTGAGGGATATCGCGCGCTACCGCCAACGCACGCCGGTGTTGCGGGCGTGGGAGATCGGCGCACCGGTGATTTTCTTCCAGGGGGGGCAGGACGCCGTGGTGGTGCCGGAACAGACCGCCTCCATGGTTGCCGCCCTGAAAGAAGCGGGCCGGCAGGTGGAATGCCATGTCTACCCGGAGGAGCGCCATGGCTTTCGCAACGCTGCCAATCTGGCCCATGCGCTGGAGGCGGAACTGGCGTTCTATCGGGGGCTGTTGTAG
- the pqqB gene encoding pyrroloquinoline quinone biosynthesis protein PqqB, giving the protein MHIQILGSAAGGGFPQWNCNCRNCRGVRSGKLRAQPRSQSSIALSANGVDWVLCNASPDIRAQLEAFPPLQPARHVRDTGVQAIILMDSQIDHVTGLLSLREGCPHSVWCTDMVHQDLTSGFPLFSMLQHWNGGLTWQPIDLAAPTFTLPACAGLRFTAIPLRSSAPPYSPHRGNPHPGDNIGLFIEDLETGGTLFYAPGLGQVDDALLGWMRRADCLLVDGTLWRDDELRHCEVGDKLGSEMGHLPQSGPGGMIEVLDGLKGPRKVLIHINNTNPILDVDSAERAELGRHGIEVAWDGMSILL; this is encoded by the coding sequence ATGCACATCCAGATTCTTGGCTCCGCCGCCGGCGGCGGCTTCCCCCAGTGGAACTGCAACTGCCGCAACTGCCGCGGCGTGCGCAGCGGCAAGCTCCGCGCCCAGCCACGCAGCCAGTCGTCCATCGCCCTCAGCGCCAATGGTGTCGACTGGGTGCTGTGCAACGCCTCGCCGGATATCCGCGCCCAGCTCGAGGCCTTCCCGCCGCTGCAGCCGGCCCGCCATGTGCGCGACACCGGCGTCCAGGCGATCATCCTGATGGACAGCCAGATCGACCACGTCACCGGCCTCTTGAGCCTGCGCGAGGGCTGCCCGCACAGCGTCTGGTGCACCGACATGGTTCACCAGGACCTCACCTCCGGCTTCCCGCTGTTCAGCATGCTCCAGCACTGGAACGGCGGGCTCACCTGGCAGCCCATCGACCTCGCCGCGCCGACCTTCACCCTTCCCGCCTGCGCCGGCCTGCGCTTCACCGCCATCCCCCTGCGCAGCAGTGCGCCGCCGTACTCGCCGCACCGCGGCAACCCACACCCGGGCGACAACATCGGCCTGTTCATCGAAGACCTGGAAACCGGCGGCACGCTGTTCTACGCCCCGGGGCTGGGCCAGGTGGATGACGCGCTGCTCGGCTGGATGCGCCGCGCCGACTGCCTGCTGGTGGACGGCACGCTCTGGCGCGATGACGAGCTGCGCCACTGCGAGGTGGGCGACAAGCTCGGCAGCGAGATGGGTCACCTGCCGCAGAGCGGCCCGGGCGGGATGATCGAGGTGCTCGACGGCCTCAAGGGCCCGCGCAAGGTGCTCATCCACATCAACAACACCAACCCGATCCTCGACGTCGACTCCGCCGAGCGTGCCGAACTCGGCCGCCACGGTATCGAAGTGGCCTGGGACGGCATGAGCATCCTGTTGTAA
- the pqqC gene encoding pyrroloquinoline-quinone synthase PqqC has product MNQPAMTPVEFEQALRAKGACYHIHHPYHRAMYEGRATRAQIQGWVANRFYYQVCIPLKDAAILANCPDRDTRREWIQRIQDHDGAPGEAGGIEAWLRLAEAVGLDREQVLSQELVLPGVRFAVDAYVNFARRASWQEAASSSLTELFAPQIHQSRLDSWPQHYPWIDPSGYDYFRKRLKEARRDVEHGLRITLGHYRTFEAQQRMLEILQFKLDVLWSMLDAMSMAYELDRPPYHTVTRERVWHRGIDL; this is encoded by the coding sequence ATGAATCAGCCCGCCATGACTCCAGTGGAATTCGAGCAGGCCTTGCGCGCCAAGGGCGCCTGTTACCACATCCACCACCCCTACCATCGCGCCATGTACGAGGGCCGTGCGACCCGCGCACAGATCCAGGGCTGGGTGGCCAACCGGTTCTACTACCAGGTGTGCATCCCGCTGAAGGATGCCGCCATCCTCGCTAACTGCCCGGACCGCGACACCCGCCGCGAGTGGATCCAGCGCATCCAGGACCACGACGGCGCGCCCGGCGAGGCCGGCGGCATCGAGGCCTGGTTGCGCCTGGCCGAGGCGGTGGGACTGGACCGCGAGCAGGTGCTGTCCCAGGAGCTGGTACTGCCGGGGGTGCGCTTCGCGGTGGACGCCTACGTCAACTTCGCCCGCCGCGCCAGCTGGCAGGAGGCGGCGAGCAGCTCGCTGACCGAACTGTTCGCCCCGCAGATCCACCAGTCGCGGCTGGACAGCTGGCCGCAGCACTACCCCTGGATCGACCCGAGCGGCTACGACTATTTCCGCAAGCGCCTGAAGGAGGCGCGCCGCGATGTCGAGCACGGCCTGCGCATCACCCTCGGGCACTACCGCACCTTCGAGGCCCAGCAGCGCATGCTGGAGATCCTGCAGTTCAAGCTGGACGTGCTCTGGAGCATGCTCGACGCCATGAGCATGGCCTACGAGCTGGACCGTCCGCCCTATCACACGGTGACCCGAGAACGGGTCTGGCACCGGGGGATCGACCTATGA
- the ercA gene encoding alcohol dehydrogenase-like regulatory protein ErcA, with amino-acid sequence MRHDISPLRKFVSPEIIFGAGCRHNVGNYASTFGARKVLVVSDPGVQAAGWVADIEASLQAQGIDYCLYTQVSPNPRVEEVMQGADFYRSTGCNVIVAVGGGSPMDCAKGIGIVVAHGRSILEFEGVDTLTVPSPPLILIPTTAGTSADVSQFVIISNQQERMKFSIVSKAVVPDVSLIDPETTLSMDPFLSACTGIDALVHAIEAFVSTGHGPLTDPHALEAMRLINGNLVGMIANPQDIALREKIMLGSMQAGLAFSNAILGAVHAMSHSLGGFLDLPHGLCNAVLVEHVVAFNYSAAPERFKVIAETMGVDCRGLTHNQVRQRLVEHLVSLKHAVGFHETLRLHGVGTSDIPFLSRHAMDDPCILTNPRESSQRDVEVVYAEAL; translated from the coding sequence ATGCGTCACGATATCAGCCCACTTCGCAAGTTCGTTTCTCCCGAAATCATTTTCGGCGCCGGATGCCGGCACAACGTCGGCAATTACGCCAGCACCTTCGGTGCGCGCAAGGTCCTGGTGGTGTCCGATCCCGGTGTGCAGGCCGCCGGCTGGGTCGCCGACATCGAGGCCAGCCTGCAGGCCCAGGGCATCGACTACTGCCTCTACACCCAGGTATCGCCCAACCCCCGTGTGGAAGAAGTGATGCAGGGGGCCGACTTCTACCGCAGCACGGGCTGCAACGTGATAGTCGCCGTGGGGGGCGGCAGCCCGATGGATTGCGCCAAGGGCATCGGCATTGTGGTTGCCCATGGCCGCAGCATTCTCGAATTCGAGGGCGTGGACACCCTGACGGTGCCCAGCCCGCCGCTGATCCTGATCCCGACCACCGCCGGCACTTCGGCCGATGTGTCGCAGTTCGTGATCATCTCCAACCAGCAGGAACGGATGAAGTTCTCCATCGTCAGCAAGGCCGTGGTGCCGGATGTGTCGCTGATCGACCCGGAAACCACCCTGAGCATGGACCCGTTCCTCTCCGCCTGTACCGGCATCGACGCCCTGGTACACGCCATCGAGGCGTTCGTGTCCACCGGCCACGGGCCGCTGACCGACCCCCATGCGCTGGAGGCCATGCGCCTGATCAACGGCAACCTGGTGGGCATGATCGCCAACCCGCAGGACATCGCCCTGCGCGAGAAAATCATGCTCGGCAGCATGCAGGCGGGCCTGGCCTTCTCCAACGCGATCCTTGGCGCAGTGCATGCCATGTCCCACAGCCTGGGGGGCTTCCTCGACCTGCCGCACGGCCTGTGCAACGCGGTGCTGGTGGAGCATGTTGTGGCGTTCAACTACAGCGCCGCGCCGGAGCGCTTCAAGGTCATCGCCGAAACCATGGGCGTCGATTGCCGCGGCCTGACCCATAACCAGGTGCGCCAGCGCCTGGTGGAGCACCTGGTGAGCCTGAAGCACGCAGTGGGCTTCCACGAAACCCTGCGCCTGCACGGCGTCGGTACCTCGGACATTCCGTTCCTTTCACGTCACGCCATGGACGATCCCTGCATCCTCACCAACCCGCGCGAGTCGAGCCAGCGGGATGTCGAGGTGGTGTATGCCGAGGCCCTCTGA